From the genome of Varibaculum prostatecancerukia, one region includes:
- a CDS encoding DUF58 domain-containing protein, whose translation MKVPETTTTALKSALKSGNKAWKRARTTPYLGALRNIPLTGLGWLVLLGGLASLAAWVLWDWAEAGAVMFASLLALVAAVAQTWGGGDLSVRVRVEQDRLRKGQDLIGRATAKNNGRRAVRALKIELPLGREQADIALPTLRSDKSFSRDFQLQTRRREKIVVGPPRTVREDILGLIRRVRSWPDFQEVYVYPNFTSALGTLSGYARDMEGATSQVITSSDAAFHALRPYESGDDRRHIHWKMSAHTGQLMMRQYLETRRSHHLVVLDLKRENYGEADFELAVEAAASLAVSSLSSGQPLTLYAGKTVLKAATSRAVLDFLTEVQPEEDAQEYRHLVRWALAHEAQASVCSLICGPGVSMRRLQQICLLPPADMATTGVRADAGATLTRRGATSRRLLNIGELTQLPRALSGASQA comes from the coding sequence ATGAAAGTTCCCGAAACCACCACCACCGCGCTAAAGAGCGCGCTGAAAAGCGGAAATAAAGCCTGGAAACGGGCGCGCACCACTCCTTACCTGGGTGCGCTACGCAATATTCCGCTTACCGGTTTAGGGTGGCTAGTCCTGCTAGGAGGGCTCGCCAGCCTGGCTGCCTGGGTGCTTTGGGATTGGGCAGAGGCCGGCGCAGTGATGTTTGCCTCCCTATTAGCGCTGGTAGCCGCGGTAGCGCAAACCTGGGGTGGGGGAGACCTCTCGGTGCGGGTGCGGGTAGAGCAAGACCGGCTGCGAAAAGGACAAGATCTAATCGGACGGGCAACCGCTAAAAATAATGGACGCCGCGCGGTGCGCGCCCTCAAAATAGAGTTACCCCTGGGGAGGGAACAAGCCGATATTGCCCTGCCGACTTTGCGTTCGGATAAGAGTTTTAGCCGAGATTTCCAGTTGCAAACTAGGCGGCGGGAAAAGATTGTAGTGGGGCCGCCCCGCACGGTGCGTGAAGATATTTTAGGGTTAATCCGCCGGGTGCGTTCTTGGCCAGACTTTCAAGAGGTCTATGTGTACCCCAACTTCACCTCCGCGCTGGGAACTTTAAGTGGCTATGCTCGAGATATGGAGGGGGCAACCTCGCAGGTAATAACCAGTTCCGATGCTGCCTTTCACGCCTTGCGCCCCTATGAGAGCGGCGATGACCGCCGCCATATTCACTGGAAAATGTCAGCTCACACTGGCCAGTTAATGATGCGGCAATACCTAGAGACTCGCCGCTCCCACCATTTAGTTGTGCTGGATCTGAAACGCGAAAATTATGGGGAAGCTGATTTTGAACTCGCGGTAGAGGCGGCGGCCTCTCTAGCGGTTTCCTCCCTGTCCAGCGGGCAGCCCTTGACCCTATATGCAGGCAAAACCGTGTTGAAAGCGGCCACTTCCCGGGCAGTATTGGACTTTCTTACCGAAGTTCAGCCCGAAGAGGACGCCCAAGAGTATCGGCATCTGGTGCGCTGGGCGCTTGCCCATGAGGCGCAGGCCTCGGTTTGTTCCCTGATCTGCGGACCGGGAGTATCTATGCGCCGCCTGCAACAAATCTGTTTGCTGCCTCCTGCCGATATGGCTACCACCGGTGTGCGGGCAGATGCCGGAGCTACTTTGACTCGGCGAGGCGCTACCTCGCGGCGACTACTAAACATCGGGGAACTCACGCAGCTGCCCCGAGCATTAAGCGGGGCGAGTCAGGCATGA
- a CDS encoding AAA family ATPase produces the protein MILKQAEAADFSTRFAQIAENVDQAILGKGHQVRLVLAAFLAGGHVLLEDAPGTGKTALARALAASVAASHSRIQFTPDMLPTDITGVTVYDQKTKQWDFHAGPIFANIVLADEINRASPKTQSALLEVMEERQVSVDGVVHPVDSPFLVIATQNPVEQAGTYKLPEAQLDRFLIKVSLGYPDRETTVKILSGASQPDLSKDLTAVVEAEEINVLGELGLRNYVDDQITRYVQQLAEATREDDAVNLGVSTRAAIGMMRMAKVWAASQGRHYVLPDDIKTLAVPVWSHRIIMDADALFEGATAQSVVERALNEVPPPVDSQA, from the coding sequence ATGATCCTTAAACAGGCAGAAGCCGCCGATTTTTCCACTCGTTTCGCGCAGATCGCCGAAAACGTTGATCAGGCGATACTCGGTAAAGGACACCAGGTGCGCCTGGTACTCGCGGCCTTCTTGGCAGGCGGACACGTACTTTTAGAGGATGCCCCCGGAACTGGGAAAACTGCCCTGGCGCGCGCCCTCGCCGCCTCGGTAGCCGCCTCGCACAGCCGGATTCAGTTCACGCCCGACATGTTACCCACCGACATCACCGGGGTAACCGTCTATGACCAGAAAACTAAGCAGTGGGATTTCCATGCCGGCCCGATTTTCGCCAATATTGTACTCGCAGATGAAATCAACCGTGCCAGCCCTAAAACCCAATCGGCGCTGCTAGAAGTAATGGAAGAACGCCAGGTCAGCGTGGATGGGGTGGTACATCCGGTAGATTCGCCATTCCTGGTAATCGCCACCCAGAACCCGGTAGAACAGGCAGGCACCTATAAACTTCCCGAAGCACAGCTAGACCGCTTCTTGATTAAAGTTTCTCTGGGGTATCCCGATCGGGAAACCACGGTGAAGATTTTGTCGGGAGCATCTCAACCCGACCTCTCCAAGGATTTAACCGCGGTGGTAGAGGCGGAAGAAATTAATGTCTTGGGGGAGCTGGGGCTACGTAACTATGTAGATGACCAAATCACCCGGTATGTACAGCAGCTCGCGGAAGCCACCCGTGAAGATGATGCCGTTAACCTGGGGGTTTCTACCCGGGCGGCCATCGGGATGATGCGGATGGCGAAAGTGTGGGCGGCTTCCCAAGGACGTCACTACGTATTACCAGACGATATAAAGACCCTGGCAGTGCCAGTTTGGTCGCATAGGATCATTATGGATGCCGATGCCCTCTTTGAAGGAGCGACCGCGCAAAGCGTAGTCGAGAGGGCGCTCAACGAGGTACCACCGCCAGTGGATTCGCAGGCCTAA
- a CDS encoding FHA domain-containing protein produces MSNDPYQYYPNQSGSASAGYPPSGIYGAPQAEPGAPVPGNPDPYGQGANPAYPNPYGEQPQAPQYPGYSPQGAPGYQQPEYGQPEYQQPEYGQPAYQQPPYAEPGYQQPAYEQPQYQQQYGQADYGQGQYEMQPQYEEQPAYQPAMRYTVTSGQGQSMILEDAIVVGRRPDAATSTYPQAQTMTVPSPAKQISRTHCLLYIDEHGNPSLKDLESVNGTRLRRDGQVYPIEPADPVVLQAGDIVDLGEGQYLSIGTAPAGY; encoded by the coding sequence ATGAGCAACGATCCCTACCAGTACTATCCGAACCAGTCGGGTAGTGCCAGTGCAGGCTATCCGCCCAGCGGGATCTATGGAGCCCCCCAAGCGGAGCCCGGTGCGCCCGTGCCGGGAAATCCCGACCCCTATGGTCAGGGGGCAAATCCCGCTTACCCCAATCCCTATGGCGAACAACCGCAAGCTCCCCAATATCCGGGCTATTCTCCCCAGGGAGCTCCCGGATATCAGCAACCTGAGTACGGGCAGCCCGAATATCAACAACCAGAATATGGGCAACCTGCCTACCAGCAGCCCCCCTATGCAGAACCCGGGTATCAACAGCCCGCCTATGAGCAACCCCAATACCAGCAACAGTATGGGCAAGCCGACTATGGGCAGGGACAATACGAGATGCAGCCTCAATACGAGGAACAGCCTGCTTACCAACCTGCTATGCGTTATACGGTCACTTCCGGGCAGGGGCAGTCCATGATTTTAGAGGACGCGATTGTAGTGGGGCGCCGGCCTGATGCCGCCACCTCCACCTATCCGCAAGCCCAAACCATGACTGTGCCTAGCCCGGCTAAACAGATTTCCCGCACCCACTGCCTGCTCTATATTGACGAGCACGGTAACCCGTCTTTGAAAGATTTAGAGTCGGTAAACGGCACCCGGTTACGTCGAGATGGGCAAGTCTACCCGATTGAACCCGCAGATCCGGTAGTGCTGCAAGCAGGCGATATTGTCGACCTGGGTGAGGGGCAATACCTGTCTATCGGTACTGCCCCCGCCGGGTACTAA
- a CDS encoding serine/threonine-protein kinase, with the protein MAQTPPKIPGFSVQSLLGRGGFADVYLYRQKRPERKVAVKVLRELGSREGRQVFTTEADALAATCAHPAILSLYQTGKLPDGRPYLVLQYCPVTNLSQRVRRSPLPLKEALDITIRLAGALETIHRAGLAHRDMKPANVLISEFSTPVLSDFGLALPLGKPLAHRDVLGLSVPWAPPEQHDENSLAGAASDIYSLAATMHSLVTGRSPFEIPGGDNSVSALTERILHTAPRLDAPQLIPPLREILVWALQPDPADRPASAAQFGQVLQEVQAQLNQPVTSMDIASANPTLAQVSTDPDATRLKDASGSQPALDSADAARADSPLIVGGHSSVALSRSLLPASRLGWRRILLALIGAFVLVAGTGAGVAYYFKSDTSSVKSAPSSSEPLITASADDGIVTEVSAVTALEGKPAADGQIALTWKPGEGDTPASYQVQVTQDGKDAGSHTVTEPKISLKPQGGKWCVKVFAVSIDGKTSPGVDWCK; encoded by the coding sequence ATGGCGCAGACACCCCCTAAAATTCCGGGTTTCAGTGTGCAGTCTTTGCTGGGCAGAGGGGGATTCGCCGATGTTTACCTCTATAGGCAAAAACGTCCTGAACGCAAAGTAGCGGTTAAAGTCCTGCGGGAGCTGGGCAGCCGGGAAGGGCGCCAAGTTTTTACTACCGAGGCCGATGCCCTGGCAGCTACCTGCGCGCACCCGGCGATTCTGTCTCTGTATCAAACCGGAAAACTGCCCGATGGTCGCCCCTATCTAGTGTTGCAATACTGTCCGGTGACGAACTTGTCGCAGCGGGTTCGCCGCAGCCCCCTGCCCCTCAAAGAGGCGCTGGACATCACCATACGTCTGGCGGGAGCCTTAGAAACTATACATCGGGCAGGGCTCGCTCACCGCGACATGAAACCGGCAAACGTGCTGATCTCTGAATTTTCCACCCCGGTACTCTCTGACTTTGGTCTAGCTTTACCACTGGGAAAGCCACTAGCTCACCGTGATGTTTTAGGACTTTCAGTACCCTGGGCACCCCCGGAACAGCACGATGAAAACTCTTTGGCGGGAGCGGCTAGTGATATTTATTCCCTAGCGGCAACTATGCATTCGCTGGTTACTGGGCGTAGTCCCTTCGAAATTCCTGGCGGCGATAACTCGGTATCTGCGCTGACCGAGCGGATTTTACATACGGCTCCCCGCCTAGATGCTCCCCAGTTGATTCCGCCGCTACGCGAAATTCTGGTCTGGGCGCTGCAGCCAGATCCAGCGGATCGTCCCGCAAGTGCCGCCCAATTTGGGCAAGTGTTACAGGAAGTGCAGGCTCAGCTAAACCAGCCGGTGACCAGCATGGATATTGCGAGCGCTAATCCTACTTTGGCGCAAGTGTCTACCGATCCGGATGCGACTCGCCTTAAAGATGCGTCTGGTTCGCAGCCAGCGCTAGATTCGGCAGATGCGGCGCGGGCAGATAGTCCCCTGATTGTAGGGGGACACTCTAGCGTGGCGCTTTCGCGTTCCCTCTTACCGGCTTCCCGCTTGGGTTGGCGGCGAATCCTCCTGGCTCTAATCGGAGCGTTTGTACTGGTAGCTGGAACTGGTGCCGGGGTTGCCTACTATTTCAAATCCGATACTAGCTCGGTTAAAAGCGCTCCCAGTTCCAGCGAACCGCTAATTACTGCCTCCGCAGATGATGGCATCGTGACGGAAGTATCTGCAGTCACTGCCTTGGAAGGAAAACCCGCTGCAGATGGGCAAATAGCGCTAACTTGGAAACCGGGCGAGGGCGATACCCCCGCCTCTTACCAGGTGCAAGTGACCCAAGATGGCAAGGACGCGGGCAGTCATACGGTCACCGAACCGAAAATCAGCCTTAAGCCTCAAGGCGGGAAATGGTGCGTAAAAGTTTTTGCGGTGAGCATAGATGGAAAAACCTCGCCTGGGGTAGACTGGTGTAAATAG
- a CDS encoding transglutaminase-like domain-containing protein — protein MKRSDLICLSSLCLFIIPCWLFALPFLGFAGGIAAIGGTVLGVLIALVVRRWNLGIIYTVTLMLGVFLAFGPTLAATDPLGRKFYPTLSGLQVLVTSTVTCWRDALTAALPLTPSGGAAVLPLITCLVTALLAGLAAASRRPWVALVPATISLVVAIAWGAQVVPAARWAGAGYFLVALLWCALVTGSATKARTRRVNLADARQKSSITRPLAMVSVTVVICLASASLAAITERGNREVLRTHVLPPVELEDFISPLASFRHLSRDWKDKTIAEVKNYPAGTRMRFATMNAYDGTVFKIDPQLNAQFVQVDSVLDKQVSADSTAHIKLVNYDQPWVPLLGDAYSLKVNNQPKPVIYYSTSLRSAFAAAPANLSYQVGFARDRIPSDSRISGLEFDPIPQGKDEAVPTEITELNNQLTARATTPLQKVRNVESYLSGEGFFSDGSDGLSRPGHRASRMSQFFQGKELIGDDEQYAVAMALMVRAFGAPARVVMGAYPADKKAGGNLTLKGDNVHAWVEVKFKDVGWVPFDPTPPRNRVPRTDQPQPKSVPKPQVLQPPPPPATPPVLPHVEKQAHADNPSTGMQILAALAVAAKYGSWLLLLLSPILLVLLAKWYRTRRRRKAKEPGKRLRGAWEEIVDRFRDRGVRLPAGATRQEAAWIIDTYLGGIKQAKAESGARELAGIADYLDYSPGLDSEIDSDWAWDLVKQLTDTWKAAAGKAKAMVAAIRPSSLYSRFIRSEFAQKLTVIPGVEKILTPRKEISLPSLSLGLTQQEYRQLRTPLAPVRSEAAPVPAAAGGVFSEATRLGKVGLPQVGIDFSDGTRLAKPLGSSEEEPAADATRLGTIAWKLGEEPAPEGESDKASEAAEVTRVRNSQQSPLPPEPPKAPTPPEPSPAPGVPSEGDWDATRLGKPAVSSLPPPPQPPLPPGSTQPPRPPKASPGAPSEGDWDATRLGKPAVSPLPPPPQPPQNNPGGNQDLLDYTRRAATPPSVDETRLRKGGDHGADTP, from the coding sequence ATGAAAAGATCCGATTTAATCTGCTTAAGCTCCCTATGCTTATTCATCATTCCTTGCTGGCTATTTGCCCTACCTTTCCTAGGTTTCGCCGGGGGAATCGCCGCTATCGGAGGCACTGTCCTGGGGGTGCTGATCGCGTTAGTGGTTCGCCGCTGGAACCTGGGAATAATCTACACTGTGACCCTGATGCTGGGGGTATTTTTAGCCTTCGGCCCCACCTTGGCTGCTACTGACCCGCTGGGACGCAAGTTTTACCCCACCTTATCCGGTCTCCAAGTATTGGTGACCTCCACGGTGACCTGCTGGCGCGACGCCCTAACCGCCGCGCTGCCGCTAACCCCGTCTGGGGGAGCAGCAGTACTGCCCCTAATTACTTGCCTCGTAACCGCCCTACTAGCGGGCTTAGCAGCGGCTTCGCGTCGCCCCTGGGTGGCGCTGGTACCTGCCACGATTAGCCTGGTGGTAGCGATTGCTTGGGGAGCCCAAGTGGTTCCAGCGGCGCGTTGGGCAGGAGCCGGATATTTCCTGGTAGCCCTACTTTGGTGCGCCCTAGTTACCGGTTCTGCTACCAAGGCACGTACCCGCCGGGTTAACCTAGCGGATGCCAGGCAGAAAAGCAGTATTACCCGCCCCCTAGCGATGGTATCCGTGACGGTAGTTATCTGCCTGGCCTCCGCTTCTTTGGCGGCGATAACTGAACGCGGCAACCGGGAAGTGCTCCGCACCCACGTACTACCGCCAGTAGAACTAGAAGACTTTATTTCCCCCCTAGCCTCCTTTAGGCATCTTTCCCGCGACTGGAAAGATAAAACCATCGCGGAGGTCAAGAACTATCCGGCGGGTACCCGGATGCGTTTTGCCACTATGAACGCCTATGACGGCACGGTCTTCAAAATTGACCCCCAACTAAACGCGCAATTTGTGCAGGTTGATTCGGTATTAGATAAACAGGTTTCAGCTGATAGCACCGCGCACATAAAACTGGTGAACTATGACCAACCCTGGGTGCCGCTCTTGGGCGATGCCTATTCCCTAAAAGTCAATAATCAGCCAAAACCAGTTATTTACTATTCGACCTCGCTGCGGTCGGCCTTCGCTGCTGCGCCTGCTAACCTGTCCTACCAGGTTGGGTTTGCCAGGGATCGGATCCCCAGTGACTCGCGGATTTCGGGACTGGAGTTTGACCCCATTCCCCAAGGTAAAGACGAGGCAGTTCCCACTGAAATTACCGAACTAAATAACCAGTTAACCGCGCGGGCAACTACCCCTTTGCAAAAGGTTCGCAATGTGGAGTCTTATTTGTCCGGCGAGGGTTTCTTTTCCGATGGCTCGGATGGGCTGTCTCGCCCCGGACATCGCGCCTCCCGGATGAGCCAATTTTTCCAAGGGAAAGAATTAATCGGTGACGATGAACAATACGCGGTAGCTATGGCGCTGATGGTGAGGGCATTCGGGGCACCTGCACGAGTAGTGATGGGCGCCTATCCGGCCGATAAGAAAGCTGGCGGAAACCTGACACTAAAGGGCGATAACGTTCACGCCTGGGTAGAAGTGAAGTTTAAAGACGTAGGTTGGGTACCCTTCGATCCCACGCCTCCCCGAAATCGGGTACCCCGCACCGATCAGCCGCAACCCAAATCCGTGCCTAAACCACAGGTATTGCAGCCCCCGCCACCACCGGCCACTCCGCCGGTTTTGCCGCACGTAGAAAAGCAGGCGCACGCTGATAATCCCTCCACCGGTATGCAGATTTTGGCAGCGCTCGCGGTGGCCGCAAAATATGGTTCCTGGTTGCTGCTGCTACTTTCGCCGATCCTGCTAGTGCTACTGGCTAAGTGGTACCGCACGCGCAGGAGGCGGAAAGCCAAAGAACCAGGTAAGCGTTTGCGGGGAGCCTGGGAGGAAATAGTAGATCGTTTCCGTGACCGCGGGGTACGACTCCCGGCAGGAGCTACCCGTCAAGAAGCCGCCTGGATAATCGATACTTACCTAGGGGGAATAAAACAAGCGAAGGCAGAATCAGGAGCGCGCGAACTAGCCGGAATCGCTGACTACCTGGATTACAGTCCCGGTCTCGATAGCGAAATTGATTCCGATTGGGCATGGGATCTGGTGAAACAGCTAACCGACACCTGGAAAGCGGCCGCCGGTAAAGCAAAAGCAATGGTGGCCGCGATTCGCCCTTCCTCTCTGTATAGCCGCTTTATTCGCAGTGAGTTCGCCCAAAAGCTCACTGTAATTCCGGGGGTGGAGAAGATTCTGACCCCGCGTAAGGAGATTTCGCTGCCCAGTTTGTCCTTGGGGCTTACCCAGCAGGAATACCGGCAGCTGCGTACGCCCTTAGCTCCGGTGCGCAGTGAAGCCGCACCGGTTCCGGCCGCTGCAGGCGGGGTGTTCTCAGAAGCTACCCGTCTAGGTAAAGTAGGATTACCGCAGGTAGGGATAGATTTTAGTGACGGCACCCGTCTGGCAAAGCCGCTGGGATCCTCCGAGGAAGAACCGGCAGCGGATGCTACTCGCTTAGGAACGATTGCCTGGAAATTAGGGGAGGAGCCGGCACCCGAGGGGGAGTCGGATAAAGCCAGTGAAGCAGCGGAAGTTACCCGGGTGCGGAATTCGCAGCAATCTCCGCTGCCGCCAGAGCCTCCGAAAGCGCCAACGCCACCCGAGCCTTCGCCGGCGCCGGGGGTGCCTTCTGAGGGTGACTGGGACGCTACTCGCTTAGGAAAGCCGGCGGTTTCCTCGCTCCCGCCGCCGCCACAACCTCCGCTCCCGCCGGGATCAACCCAGCCTCCGCGGCCGCCAAAGGCTTCGCCAGGGGCACCTTCCGAGGGGGACTGGGACGCTACTCGCTTAGGAAAGCCGGCAGTTTCCCCGCTCCCTCCGCCGCCACAACCTCCGCAGAACAACCCCGGAGGAAATCAGGATCTGCTAGATTACACTCGCCGGGCAGCTACGCCCCCGAGCGTTGACGAAACTCGCTTACGGAAAGGGGGTGACCATGGCGCAGACACCCCCTAA